The Infirmifilum lucidum DNA segment AGCGCACCCTCCTTGAAGGGGCTTCACCGGTTATGTAGTCCGATATGAGTGCACCGGAAAGCGGCACGAAGAGAGCCCCTATCATCAATAGGAACCACTCGTAAGTTTCAGGCGAGAGGACTAGAGCCAAAGCACCCCCTACCAGCGCGGTAGCCGACGCTAGCAACCTCCCACTAGCCCGGGGCAGAATATTCTTGAGCGAGATTGCAGCCGAGTATATGTCCGCCCACGTGTTGTCTGTCTCGTCTACGACGAGCGGAAGAAGCGCGAGCGTGCCAAAGAACATCATTGCTATTGAAGCTGGCGTTAATACCTCTCCTGTAACAATAGCCATCGCCGCGCCGACAGCATAGTACCACGCGTTGCCCAGCGCGTAGCCTACAAGCGTTCCTAGGATAGCTTCCTTGTTGCTAACAGCGAAGCGGTTGTAGTCTGCTACTAGTGGCCACCAAGATATGGGCATTGCTATTACGAGGTCGAGCGCGTAGAGCAGGGGCAAGGCTTCGCTAACACTGCCCTGCGTAGCCCCAACTTTCTTGAGAGTCTGCAGGGTCAACCACGCCGATGCGGTGATAGCAAGCCACACAACAACCTTCTCTAGGTAGTGCTTTATCACCGAAAGAGGCCCCCACACTGCTAGAAGCCAGCACCACAAAGTGAATACAACAATCCAAAGAGCCCTGTCAAAGCCCGTTATCCTGTAAGCAGCCTCACCCATTATGAAGAGCTCGAAAGCCGTCCACCCTACTAACTGAACGACGTTCAGTACTGTTGGGAGGTATGAGCCTACGTCACCCAGCAGGAACCTGAGGGAGACCATTGTGGGCACGCCCTTCCGGGTTCCGGGGATGCCTGTGAGTGCGAGTATTAGGCTACCGATAACTGACCCCGCTATTGAGACGAGTAGCGCGTTCCAGAAGCCTAGCCCTGCAAGGAGCGCACCGGCCTGGAAGACCAACAGGCCTATGCTCAAGTCAAACCAGAGAACCCCCACGTCGAACGCTCTCAGCCCGCGCTTGGAGACAGGCTCTATGCTAAACTCTTCTGCCATTTTCTAATCACCGGTTATGGATTCCTCGTAAAGATAAAATTCCATCTATTTAAACTTTTGTTTTATATTTTATAACTAAGTTATAGATATGTGTTGTTAATAACTGGTCTACTAGAGCGAGCCGGGACACGCCTGAGAATAGTGACTTGTAGCAGATCCTGTTGAAGCTCGAGAGCTATAGCTAGAAGCCTGAGCAACAAGGAATGGTAGGGGCAGGCTTTACCCACTGGAAGCAGAGAGCCCGACGCGCGGCTTCACGTTTTCTCCCAGGGCTTTAGTTTTCTGGCGAGGTGGAAGTCGTCTCTCACGGGTACGCCATAGTTTACTAGCTCGAGTGCTAGTGGGTCTCTTTTCGTAACTCTATCCATGAGCTCCTCCTCTGTAAGTGGTATTAACTCGAAGCCCGGCGGCGCGTCCAGCTCTCTGAGCCTCTGAAGGGGGTTGCCCTTAAATTCACCCACGACAACCACGTCCACGTCGCTCCACACGTTGAAGTCGCCCCTAGCGTAGGAACCCACCAGGAATACTGAGTACCTGCCCCTGAGTGACTCAGCAAACTTCCTAACCTCCTCGATCACTCTCTTCCTCTCCTCTATCCTTCTCCTGATGACCCCAGAGCCCTCCACCTGGCCTCGATATACTCTATTACCTCTTTACATATTTCTATCGCCTCTTCGGCGTCCTTCCTCGTGTAGTACTGGTAGGGGGCACCCTCACTCCACGCGTTAGGGTACCTGGTGGGCACGTACATTTTGTCGAGGTATTTAGCCTTGTCGATGAGTTCCTCGGGGGCGCCTACATGACTGAGCAGAAGACTAACAGCGTGCCCTGCCCTGGGCTGGCCCACGCCGTACAGGTAAGCCTTGACCGCAAACTCTGCGGCCTGTTGCGCCTTGAAGCAGGCCCAGTTATAGTCGCCACCCTCGATGTCCCTCTTAGCAGACTCTAGCGTCCTCTTAGCCATGTTCAACCATCTGTTAAACTCGTCGTGATCCAACATGTAACAGAAGTGGCGCCCACGACCTATAAGAAGTTTTGTTACCAAAGTGGTAACGGCAAAAGCTGGGCGTATTTCTGCGGGTACTCCTGGGCTCCATTCTGTAGCAGGGGAGCAGCTAGTCGCGCTGCAAAAGAGCCGAACGCGACGCAGGAACCAAACCGGGAGCCTAACTACGGGTGTGTCCTCTGTGCCAGCCTTAGGGGTCTAGACCCTTATCCGAGGCGTGCTTGACTATTGACCTAGCTATGTCCAGCATCT contains these protein-coding regions:
- a CDS encoding purine-cytosine permease family protein; the encoded protein is MAEEFSIEPVSKRGLRAFDVGVLWFDLSIGLLVFQAGALLAGLGFWNALLVSIAGSVIGSLILALTGIPGTRKGVPTMVSLRFLLGDVGSYLPTVLNVVQLVGWTAFELFIMGEAAYRITGFDRALWIVVFTLWCWLLAVWGPLSVIKHYLEKVVVWLAITASAWLTLQTLKKVGATQGSVSEALPLLYALDLVIAMPISWWPLVADYNRFAVSNKEAILGTLVGYALGNAWYYAVGAAMAIVTGEVLTPASIAMMFFGTLALLPLVVDETDNTWADIYSAAISLKNILPRASGRLLASATALVGGALALVLSPETYEWFLLMIGALFVPLSGALISDYITGEAPSRRVRWESLASWAMGAAVYLLVINYCSWLGASLPSFATAFLLQIIFKKLLKR
- a CDS encoding nucleotidyltransferase domain-containing protein, with protein sequence MEGSGVIRRRIEERKRVIEEVRKFAESLRGRYSVFLVGSYARGDFNVWSDVDVVVVGEFKGNPLQRLRELDAPPGFELIPLTEEELMDRVTKRDPLALELVNYGVPVRDDFHLARKLKPWEKT
- a CDS encoding HEPN domain-containing protein, which translates into the protein MLDHDEFNRWLNMAKRTLESAKRDIEGGDYNWACFKAQQAAEFAVKAYLYGVGQPRAGHAVSLLLSHVGAPEELIDKAKYLDKMYVPTRYPNAWSEGAPYQYYTRKDAEEAIEICKEVIEYIEARWRALGSSGEG